The region cctcttttctctttccatgtCAGTTTCTCAGTCTTATGTTAGGTTGGGTCCTAGGGTGACTGTGAACATCACAACCCTGTCTAATATTTGGAGGCTAAAATGACAGTGAAGCTAGGCAGCACAGCGACCAAAGTCTGCTTTGGAGCCTTTTCCTGGGGGCCCTTCTTGACTGTCCTTTTGTTCTATCTGGGTTCCTCTCCACACATGACCAGAGTCGGCCCGACACCCCCCCAGGCATTGTACGGAACATCAGTCCCCAGGCCCTCAGCCGTGGTCCTCCCAGCTCTCTGGGGttggggtgaggggcagggagacctTGGTGGCAAGCTGGTGGGAAGAGGTTGTGGCAAAGTGGCTTCTTGGGAACTTCTCTTTTAGAAGTGGTCAAGTTTCTTACTTCCTGATTTCAGCCGTTCAGCTTGGTCTGGGGTCAGCAAGCCCAAAGCAAAGATAGGGTATATAAAGTCAAACGGGAATTAGGAAATCACCATGAAAACTTTTACCCCgctgtcctccccacccccgcaccctCGCAGTTGCTTGGCACATCTGAAGTTCCATCTGTCCGTCAGATCGCACCCCAGATGTATCCAGCTGCTTGCTGACATGGTCTCCCTCTGCCCTGAGATTCACGTAAGGGGTTCAAGCAGCCTGGCCCCAAAGTTGCACCGCTGGACAGTGGGACTGAAATCATTTCCATGCCACAAAACCAAGAACACTGTGCCCATTGTTTCAGTGTCGTTCATTAAGCAAATAATGCAAGGCTCTCGTCTCACTTTTTAAACCTGTAGAGAGTAATGTCACGGATATTGGCCTTCACGCCCACCTTCAAGTATTGGCTGTTTGGTGTGTGTCCTTTCAGATCTTCCATGACTTTAGTCCCTCAGACCCGTTCTGGACTGGAGTGATGTTTGGGGCCAGTGGCACCACGGCCCTTGCCCACCCCCGGCTGTCTGTGTGCCCTCATCTCTTAGGTCCCGTGCTCCAAGGGTGAGGGGAGTCTGTGGTCGGATTGGCCATTAATAGTAGTAATAATGATAGCTTACACTTCGTAGGGTATTTACTGTGTTCCAGGTCCTGCAGAAAGGTGTAGTCAGTCTGTGACCACCTTCCCAGCCCTGGAAACATATGCTCTGACGATTAGAGGCTGGGCGGAGGAGCTGCGGGAAGGGAGGCAGGTGGCTTGTCCGAGGGTGTGCGGGTGGGGCCCTTCCCCTCCACCGCTCACCAGCAGCCAGCAGTGTTGTTCGCTGTCCCAGCCGCGCTGACACAGAGATCTCTGGCGCCCTTGCTCCAGCCAGCCCAAACCAGAAAGCAGAATCAGTGTTTTCTCTCCTCTGTCATTCGGCTCTGAACCAGCTCTGAGATACGGAAATGACCTTTCGCTACATGGTAGAAAATAGAACTGTGGTTACTGACCGCTAGGCAGGGAGAGGCAGGTCCTGGCCTCAGCCACGGCTTCCACGCTACCTGAGGGCGCTGTTGTCCACTCAGCACCGACAGCAAGCTTGCACCAGGACGGGTTTGTATGTAAGATGCACACTGTGAATTGTGTTTGCAGGGCCCTTTACCCAACACCTGCGGTCACttctgggagatggtgtgggAGCAGAAGAGCAGGGGTGTCGTCATGCTCAACAGAGTGATGGAGAAAGGATCGGTGAGTCGGAGCTGCCCACGCTTCACGCCACTGTCCGCGCGGGTGCCAGTCCATTAGGGCGACGTTTGTCTGTTCATTTCCTCAGGTTGTTTAGATTTCTGTTAGAAAAATCCAAAGAAGCAGTATGTAATTACATGCTTATTGTAACCAAGTCAGATAAACAGGTGAGTTTAAAGGAGAGAAAGGTTGAGCGGCCCTTGCCCTGGTCTCCACCCCACCCTGTCGGCCGGCCTGCCCAGCGCCTGGAGCGTGAGCCCCGCTTTCCTCTCCCGTGTGCTTCTGGGGCTGCTCTGCTGGCTTCGTGCAGCGGTGCGAGCAGAGCTTCACTTTGGAAAGCAAGTTCCCGCTGTGCCTTGACCGTGCCTGCCCTCTCTGGTAAAGTGCCCCTTTGCACAGCCCAGCGGTGGGAGCGGCTGGACGCAGAGCCGGCCCTGTCAGGTCCGCAGGCGCTGGGCCCCTGGCGTCTCCCTGGCTGCTCCTCTCACAGGGACAGTGTCTGCTTGCGCTTCCCTTCCGGAGTGTGGGCCTCGCTTCTGAGGACTTTGCAACGTGAACCTGTTTGTTGAGGCCACCGCctgcctctcctctgtctcttctgCCCCTACATCCAGAGCGATCTTTctaaaccaggtctcccacacctcTTGCCAGCTGAAACCTTTCTGGGGCTTGCATGCCTCCCAGGACATATGCTGGACCGGGTACACCTGGGCCCTCGGTGGCCTGGGCCCCACTCTCTCCCTTCATCACCCTACTCCAGCCAGAGCagacttattttattaaaaaaataaatttttttttttaaagtctctcgCCCCTTCTCTGGACTAATGACCTAAATCGCACTCGCCCCCTCCAGGTGCACGTGGCTGCCCTCAGGCCCGTGTGGCTGTGCTGACCTTCCTTCACGTCTGAGGGCACAGTAGGTGTCACGTCCTCCTCCCAggctcctgccctctccccaatGCCCACTGCCAGCCGTGCGAGGCTCCGCAGCCTCCGACACAGAGGCCCCAGGGGAAGAGAGCCAAGGAGCATGGAGGCCAACGGGAAGGGGGGGCCGGGCCGGCGCTGGCACCGTGCTTGGGCTCAGCATGGACGCCGCTGTCCCGGCTTCCAGAAGGACGTGAATGCTCCAGAGAAGCCCACCTCCGGAGAAAGGACCATCGTGGCCCTCAGGGGAAAAGTACAAGTGTGAAGCAGTAATGTGtcaaaggaaactgaagcagtGAAAACCTGAAGGGGTAACACACCCGCCGCATAGACTCATCCCTCTCTCCCCAGAAAGGATGGGGCTTGGCGACAGCAAACGGCCCTCTTACGACAATTCATGTTTAAAATCGTCTCTTTGCCTCTGCCTCCTTTTCTCAGAAGAGAGGATTCATTTGCTCTACAGAAACAGATAAAGCACTTAACCTGAATATTCACCTGCTACAACAGTGCGTTTTGTCtgagaaaaaaaagtcttagtGAAAgtggttttttaattttctctgcagTGGCTTGATTAGTAAAACACAAATTTGCAAACGTGAAGTAAGCCCTTATCCACCACCTTTCTTGTCAGCAACTTTGAATAAAGAAACAAACCATCAGGTTCCTGCCACACAGGCGCTCCGCAAGGGAAAGCGAACCGTGGTGGCCGGCGCGGGCGCTGAGCACAGAGGGGTACCAGGCTCTCCCAGCCCTAGTGTTGCTGCCTCTCCGGCCGGGTCGCTCTCTGCCAGGGCCGGGGAGGCCCGGCCTGTGCCTTGGGGTATCATGGTCTCCACCCACCAACTGCTGGGAGCACCCTGCCGGCAGCCGAAGCCTTTAAAAGCGTCCCCAGACACTGTCCGGTGTCCCTGGGGAGGCAGACTTTCCTGCAGTTGTGACTCACTCTGTCGTGGTGTGGAGGGTTGAGAATTTTAAATCAAGACTGACTTACTCAAAACTCATCAGGGAAGGTAGCAtttgccttttgtttgtttgtcactgaaagtTCAGGTGAAACCTCTTCACTGTTTGCACATGGTTTGCTCCAGCTACTGTGGTCAGAGGACACCAGGAAGGGTATCCAGGTACTCAAGTGGCATGCTCCGCAGCAGGCCCTGCCCTCGGTGGTCTCCCACCCAAAGCTGAGCATAGACAGACCACAGATCCACTGTGATGTCCTTTCCCCTTGGACTGCTGTGCTGGCCGTTTAAAACTGTCTGGTTTTTATATGTAGTTCACTGTGGTAATGTGGCATAGTCCCTGTCTCCCTCTCTAGCTCTTCTTTTTACCCTAGGTCACTTGGGCATGCAAATTGACATGGAAAGCAGTGTGTGGTTTATCGTTCTTAAACCTTCCTTgggataaacattttaaattctgcATCAACGTTCTCAGTTATCACCCCCATCAGAGCGGACCGGGGGAAATTATAAGAAATTGCAGTGTCTTGTTTGCTCAACTAATCTAATTATAATTTCTCCACTACAGCCTGTGGTTAAAAACCAGCTGGCAGAGCGTCTCCATGTAATGCATATTTGTTTTCTGGTTTCTGTCACCAAATAGTGTCCAGTGGTCCCCCTCGTGTGTTTTGGCAGAACTACCCGTTACCCTTTGGGGACCCGATATACTTCCTGGAAGACAGTTGTGCAAAAAATGATTGTGTGTGTTAGACCAAGTTCGTCCGAGTGGCTAAAGTTCTCATTCATTCCATGTAGAAATTGCATTTAGACATGATACGCTGGCGTGCATATGTGTGCAGGGGCCAGGAATGCAAGTTGTCTAGGCAGGGGGAGTAAGCCAGGCCATGTTCACCCAGAAGCGTCACCCAGATCTCTCTCCTGAAGTCCCTACTAGAGATGCTGTTTGATTTCAAGGGCTTTCAGCCTCGGGACCCTGAGTCGTATATCACGGGTGCTTTAGgctttgtctgtctgtctcacaTTCCACTTTTAGTTCTCCGTGTTCATCCCTCTTTCAGCCAGATCACCCATCAGTGGGTCACCTCAGATGCCTTCGGTGGATTTTTCTCAGCATGCCCTAGCTGTTTGAGAAGAACCCGAGAACTCTCACACCGCCCTCCTACTGGTGACAGCGCCTCTAACAGGTGCCAGCTCTGGCCTGGCCGCCTCGAGACATGCCCCCAGCTTAGCTCAGTGAAGGGCTGCTTTCCAACAAAATAATCTCCTCTTCCGGTCACTGTGGATCCACTTAATAGGATCTCAGGAGTAGTGGTCTTGTGCTGCTTCTcttctgttctgttttattttatgtgtttacAGCAAAAAACTTCTACAGGAAATGACAGAGAGCAGACTGTGGCATGTTGCTGGAGATGCCTAAGAGTTCTTTGAAGAACtcctatttttaaataagtattgGTTGATTGACACTCAGTGTGTGCCAAAATTCCTCAGCGATAAAGTTTCAGAGTCTTGGTGTTTATCCAGATAAAAGAGATTTGTGAGGCtttatatttacttttgaaaGTGAGTGCTTGTTGTGTGGAGATGAGATTTAAAAGACTTGCCTCTCCTGCCCATGAGACATGAAAGCATTGGACTTTTCTCTGAGAGCAACTGGCCGTTCTGCATTTCTGCTTCTTGGCTTCACTCTCTGTCTGCTTACTGCCTTGGGTGCCCACTCCAGCACTCGTGGCTCTGGGCCTACCAAGGTGGTTTCTTTGTTTCTGGTGTCTCAAGGCATTACACAGATCTGATTATTCGAAGTGTAGGAATAAATGCCTCCTTTAAACATTCTCTaagtagttatgtatgaatgtgaagaaggctgagcgccgaagaattgatgcttttgaactgtggtgttggagaagactcttgagagtcccttggactgcaaggagatccaaccagtccattctgaaggagatcagccctgggatttctttggaaagaatgatgctgaagctgaaactccagtactttggccacctcatgcgaagagttgactcattggaaaagactctgatgctgggagggattgggggcaggaggagaacgggacgacagaggatgagatggctggatggcatcactgactcaatggacgtgaatctgagtgaactccgggaattggtgatggacagggaggcctgccatgctgcgattcatggggtcgcaaagagtcggacatgactgagcgactgaactgaactgaactgaaaaagtctTGCTCTCACCTGCCTCGCCCACTGTGGCTGAGCATGCAGTCATGATTGTGCGATGCCATCAATGCTTCTGTGTCCTGAGTGGCAGGATCACTTTGATGCTGATAGTTGGGCTCTGTTCCAGGGGTTCATTTTggtagctgggcttcccaggtggcgctagttataaagaacccgcctgccagtgcaggagacttatgaggcgcaagtttgatccctgggtcgggaagatccctggaggagagcatggcagcccactccagtattcttgcctggagaaccccatggacagaggagcctggagggctacggtccatagggtgtcaaagagtcaggcatgactgaagctacttagcatgcacgcatgcacatcgGTGCAGGGAGATGACATGGGTGAAACCGTCCAAAACGTCCATGTCTAGGCTCTTTAGAAAACGTTATTGGCCTTCTGTTTGGGGACCACAAAGTTGGATGCTTTGGTGGCTTCACAATGTGGTGTTTCTTAATTTGTTTCCCCCCCTTTTTTCTGTGGCTTTGGTTTTCATTAAAGCAGGATCAGTGGGCATTTGTTGTTCTGTCTTCAGCCTTTTCAAGAGCCTCCTTTCTCCTCTGAGTCAGTGCGTGTTGAATTCTAAGTGTCTTGAACTTGTGCTGTTTCCCAAAGAGCTGTTGACACGCACTGATACTTCATTTGATGGAAGTCACACTGCCTCCGAGGGCCCCTGTCTGGGGATGTCAGTTCTTCTGGCTTATGGACCCGGCAGCTTCTCCCTGTCTACCTGCCGGTTTTGTCCAGAATAGTCATCAGCAGCCAGAAATGTCTGGTGTAGAAACTTGGCTCACGCAAAGCGTTGCCACTGAATTTGACCCGAATTTTCTTTATTGACCTCTAAATGAAACCAAGTCTTTGGGAGCTTGCTTGCTTTAAGGAAAATGTTAATGAGCTACATTTAAATCAAGACTATCACATAGTTCCTGGGATTTTTAATTGAACATCAAAAGGACTTTTCTGAACTGAACCACACCAGAATaaaagggtgggatggggcaggaggtgaTCCCCAGCCTTGGAGGACCCCTCTCAAGCCTTCTAGATCCTGGTTTCCATTTGACTAAAGCCTTCaaggggctccctggtggctcagcagtaaggaatccgcctgcagtgcaggagcctcaggaggtgtgggttccacccctggtcaggaagatcccctggaggagggcatggcagcccactccagtatccttgcctggagaattccttgaacagaggagcctgctgggctacagtcatggggtcgccaaaacatgcggacaccactgaagcaaattagcacgcGCAACCCCTCGAGCTTTTCTCAGTCTAGTCTTGTTATGGTCCCCAAGGTAAGGAGTCGGCATTGTGCCGAGGGCACCAGTCAGGTTCTTGATAATCTTTGAAATGGCTACATGAAGTCATTCCTAGGAGACTGAACCTTGTGTGCAGGCTGGCTCCTCTTGTGGGTGACAGGAAGGGGATGCGACGCATGGAGCCTGTCTCTGTGCGGATAACCGGGGCGGCTGGGCGCAGAGTGCACGTCCTGTCTGCCCGCTTTGCCCTGGCCTAGGTCTTCACAcgcccctccccatctccccaggAGGCAGGCAGGTTACACTGATGTCAGCATCCAAGGTCAGAAAACCCTTGGTTTGGAGGTTATCATAAAGCTCTTGGACAGTATGCCACACCTCCATAGGAAGACAGTCCATTGCTCACAATAACTAGGCGCTATTTTCTGTCCTAGTTAAAATGTGCACAGTACTGGccacagaaagaagagagagaaatggtcTTTGAAGACACAAATTTGAAATTGACATTGATCTCGGAAGACATTAAGTCCTATTACACAGTACGACAGCTGGAATTGGAAAACCTCATGGTGAGTACGACCCACACCTGAGTGCTTGGGGTGGGCCCGTTGGTGACGTCGCCTTGAGGTGTTGTTTCAGTCGTGATTTACTTAGCACCAGTGGTTTTCTGAGCTCTGAGCAAGATGTGGTTTTCACACCGTGGTGAGCAGCGCCTGCCTGCTTACCTGCCAGGTGACCAGCAGTGTCTGGGGAGCAAAGTCTTAGTACCTCCCTTTCCACAGAACTCTCTAAGCCCCAGCTAACATCAGTTCTTAGGGGGAAGGGTAGGTTCTTACCTCAGACCAGCTGCAGGGGGTCTAACGTGATAGCCTGGGAGTTAACACCAGCTGGGCACGCGGGTCTCTCATCCACAGTCGCTAGTTTGCAGTGAGGGAAGAAAGGCCCAGTTTGGGGGAGTTTATAACACCAGGGGCTGGCTCTTATTAAATGATGGCCTTGGACCACCTCTCGGCACTGCTGGACACAGCCCTGCTGAGGACCCTTACACGGGGAAGCTGCAGAGCTCGCCTGCGCCCCAACCCCCACTGGAGACCCCCGCGGGTGACGGAGACCGCAGAGGGGAGCTCCGGGGGGCTCCCTCAGACGTGGGCACCCCAGCCTTGTGCAGTCCCACGGCCCACCTCCTCAAACTGTCGGTCCTGAGCCGAGGGCACCGTATCTCTCCCCCTGTCAGTCTATCCCCAGCCCGGGCTTTTGGAAGGCTTCCCGCAGCGGTCCGTGTGCGGGGCTCGCGGGCTCTGGCGGGGCCGAGGGAGCACGGACCCCCAGGGCCGCGGGCGGGCGGGCCAACGGGCAGGGTCTGCTCCGGCCTTGTCCTCGTTAGCAGTTTAACTTTCGACTTCTGCTCTGTAGTCGCAGTGACTCCTGGAGTGGGTTCAGAGTGGGAGTGAGATGGAGAGCTCGGCGCAGGTGCCTGGGAGCGGAGGAGAGGTGGAAACCGCGCGGCGGCCCCGCCCTGCTGAGCGCTgcggccccgggggcggggcgcaCACGGCTTCCGCGCTGACCGAGGGGCTGAGACGGGCGTTTTTCAGGAGTAATCTTGGCGGAGGGTTGGAATGTGCCTGGAGGATTATgtggtagacttttttttttttaatgcttttgagcACTTGCGAGCCTGGCATTACGAATGACTTCTGGTAAACTCGAGAAAATTTCTTCGCTCGTTGAAGAGAATGGAATTCGCCCGAACAGAAGAGACTTACGCTGTCTGGGCGGCAGAGCAGAGAGGTTTGGGGGAGATCTGTTTGCTCTAACAgaatgtggttttttaaaaaaacctgttcTGAGCCTTGTGGATCTGTTCGCGCATAGGTCTGAAATGAATTCCTTGAGAAAGAGGTGGGCAGGCATGAGGGAGAGCATAAACAGAGATGACCCACACCTTTTCAAGAATTTAAAGAAGGAACTTGCTTTTGGCCTGTTTtcttattccattttaaaaaaatctttttaagtgcttttcttaccaaccccccccccccaaaaaaaagaaagacacgtTTCTCTTTTAAACCATTAAAGTATATAAGGAGGTCGTTTTCTAGGAAGGAAGGCATGGAGCTGCCTGTGTGGTTTTCAAAGTTATCCTGGTGTGATCAACAGATTGGTTCCAGTTCTGCAGGAAGATACCAGCATGAGTCATGGCTGGTGCGGGGTGACCCGTGTGTGTTCTCTGTGGTGTCAGGTCCTTGCTGTGTGTTGTGGGTCGTTTCCCACATTTTTGTCACCGTCTGGTCAGGGAGGGTGGTTGTACCGGAGGCGTGAGCTCTGGGAGGGCAGGGCCAAGTCGTCCCTCGTGGCACCTGGCACCCAGGAGGCACGTGGTGGACATTTGCCAAATGAGGGGAGAGGCGCTGTCGGCCACCAGGTCTCCGGCCCAGTGTTTCCTCATCACCTGCTCTGCAGGTGACCTGGGTGCCAGCGTGGCCCTTGGCTCCGCGCTGCTGGTGGGGTTCTTGTCTCAGGCCTTACTTACCTCGTGACTGGCTCCCGTGACTGTGGGCACTTGGGTTTGAGGGCTCTCCTCAGTGAGAACCACGGTTTGACCGTCGCCCCTGGCAGCCCGCTGTCCACCCTGGGAGTGGAATCTCAGAGGAGCAGAGCTGGAATCAGCCCCAGAGGCCGTCCTCACAGTTCCCCTGGGAGCTGATAGGGCCACGAGGAGACACACTCGGGGGCAAGCGTCAGGGTCCACCTTCAGGGTCCCTGCAGCAGGCTGTGAAcgcaggctctggagtcaggcaaCTCAGATTGAAACTCCTGCCCCCCCTGCTAGTAGAACGGTGCCTGCCTAGCCTCAGGCTTCTGATCTGGAACATGGCAGTAATGGGGCTAGTGGTGTAGCATGCGAGAGCTCCGGGAGCCCAGGCGCCCAGCGCGGGAGCGCAGACGCTCACTGTGGGCCGGGCCAGCTGGTCTTACCGGCACCCCTCCTCGCTGACGGACTGAGCCACACGTGCAGCCTCCAGTCTTTGGGGACCGAGTCAGTAacctttttctgtaaaatgacgGTCCTCTGAGACGTCCAGATCGTCTTGTAAAGCCCCGGGTTCCCCAGAGCTGGTGCCCCTCACGTGTGGTTACATTTCCACTCTTTGATGTGAAACCCCGAGGCGCTGATGACAAGACTGCTGTGGGCGGTGGTGCAGCACCGCTTTGACTTACGGAGAGAAGTCAGTTGTGACCTTGaagacagcagaagagagaaGGGCATCGAGAGGAGGGCTCCTGGGGGCGAAAGTGTTGCAGCTGAAGCAGGAGCAGCCTGGCGCCTGCCCGGGGCTCGGGCCTTGTCCGCTGAGTCTGCGGTCCCGAGGAGAGAATCTGGGAACGAAGGCTCCTCGTGGAGGCGGGCGGGTCGAAAGGCACTTCGTGCTTACTtgaagtcagtggttctcagacaGGTGATTCTTTGAGAGTCGTCACATGTGTATTTCTCTTTCAGTCTCGAGAAACCCGAGAGATCTTACATTTCCACTATACCACGTGGCCTGACTTCGGAGTCCCCGAATCGCCGGCCTCGTTTCTGAACTTTCTCTTCAAAGTCCGCGAGTCGGGCTCGCTCAGCCGTGAACACGGCCCCATTGTGGTTCACTGCAGCGCCGGCATCGGCAGGTCGGGCACCTTCTGCCTGGCTGACACCTGCCTCTTGCTGGTAAGACATCCCTCAAGACCGCAGGAAGCAGAGGGAGCATGCAGTGACCGCCAGGCTGGCCTGGCCGCGGCCCCTATCACTGTCTGCAGGCAGCCTGCTTTGGTCTTGACTTTCTAGCAGCTTCCCGCCCATTAAGGGAGCTTTACCGTAGACAGCTTCATTTGGAGGAGTGCTCTTAAAGCCAGAGAATCCCCTTCCCTCACACTCTTCCTCTCACGCTCCCCTAGGACGTGTACAGTCATGTTGCCCCTGACACCCAGAcctcgctcagctgtgtctcctCTCTGGCTTTCAGATGGACAAAAGGAAAGACCCTTCTTCTGTTGATATCAAGAAAGTTCTGTTAGAAATGCGGAAATTTCGGATGGGGCTGATCCAGACAGCAGACCAGCTCCGCTTCTCCTACCTGGCTGTGATCGAGGGCGCCAAGTTCATCATGGGAGACTCTTCAGTGCAGGTCAGCATTCCTTTTGCTTTAATCGGAGTGTGTTGGCTTTAAACTTTTGCCTCTAAAGAAGGAGGCTGTTCACTGTCAAAGCTGAAATAATGTCATGTGTCAGGGGAAAGAGTTAGACTTCATGTTTAAGTCTGTTTAGCTAGAAAGTTGTGGGAATTGTCACCATGTTCCAGTTTCTTTGAAGTGCTCACCCAGAGAGCATTAATAGGGAAGTTAGACCTTATTTTCCAAAGATCTCATCTTCCAAGGACACGGCTGGAGACCCGAGAAGCTGAAAGGCCCCTCACCTAGCCCTCACCTCTCCTCACTTGAAAGGGAGCAGATTTCCCGACAAATCACCAACCGTGAAATCTTCCTCTTGCTGCTTTTTCAAGGAGCAATGGAAAGAGCTCTCCCACGAGGATCTGGAGCCCCCACCTGAGCACgtccccccacctccccggcCCCCCAAGCGAGTCCTTGAGCCACACAACGGGAAGTGCAAGGAATTCTTCCCCAACCATCAGTGGGTAAAGGATGACACTGAGGAGGAGGATAAAGAAGACGGTCCCATCAAGGAAGCAACCAGAGCCCCGTTAAACGCCCCCTGCAGCCTGGAAAGGTAAAGATGGTCCTGGCTTACTGGAGGCGGCGGGGGCGGGCAGCCTTCTCTTGGCAACTGGTACTTCTGTGTCCTTGGGGAGATGGGCCCCTGGACCAGCCCTGCGCCTCCGCTGATTGGCAGAGCCTCTGGACTGAGCACAGGTTGGCCGGGGAGAGGGACTGACTGCAGCAGGGgtctagcgccacctggtggtGCCTGTTGGAACTGGGGCTCCAGTCAggtcttccagcccagtgtccACAGCGACAGAAAACAGGAGCCGCGCTTCGGACAGGTCCTGAAACTGATATCCAGGCCTGACCACGTCCCTCCAGCCCCCAGAACTCAACCTTTTCATGTAGCTTTGATTGTCGTTTTTCTTCCTTATGGTTTGA is a window of Budorcas taxicolor isolate Tak-1 chromosome 13, Takin1.1, whole genome shotgun sequence DNA encoding:
- the PTPN1 gene encoding tyrosine-protein phosphatase non-receptor type 1, with the protein product MEMEKEFEQIDRAGSWAAIYQDIRHEASDFPCRVAKLPKNKNRNRYRDVSPFDHSRIKLHQEDNDYINASLIKMEEAQRSYILTQGPLPNTCGHFWEMVWEQKSRGVVMLNRVMEKGSLKCAQYWPQKEEREMVFEDTNLKLTLISEDIKSYYTVRQLELENLMSRETREILHFHYTTWPDFGVPESPASFLNFLFKVRESGSLSREHGPIVVHCSAGIGRSGTFCLADTCLLLMDKRKDPSSVDIKKVLLEMRKFRMGLIQTADQLRFSYLAVIEGAKFIMGDSSVQEQWKELSHEDLEPPPEHVPPPPRPPKRVLEPHNGKCKEFFPNHQWVKDDTEEEDKEDGPIKEATRAPLNAPCSLESASQDTEVRRRVVGADPAQGEPSPPAEERDQPLSHWKPFLVNVCVATVLTAGAYLCYRVCFH